From one Dermacentor variabilis isolate Ectoservices chromosome 3, ASM5094787v1, whole genome shotgun sequence genomic stretch:
- the LOC142574191 gene encoding uncharacterized protein LOC142574191, producing MHPFLRMQRIRQDDHGFFYKFFRKAPQLLDKLLSFLAEDLTRQHHIRETPGAWRTTCCSIEQCFLTYPPYDCLLKPAMLLTADCCGVPQNPQEPELLETLVIRKIPKCPDTPQTHATPKTESMLVLVTLHLTVMALQVLPDRKTGTCFVKMSAALPSSLDGGTGGR from the exons ATGCACCCTTTTTTACGGATGCAACGGATACGTCAGGATGACcacggatttttctacaagttctttcgcaaggcgccgcagctcttggacaagctattgagctttttagcagaggacctcacacggcagcaccacattcgagaaacccctggagcctggagaacgacttgctgtagcattgag caatgcttcctaACGTATCCACCCTacgactgcctgctgaagccagcgatgcttctgactgcggactgctgtggtgtgcctcagaatcctcaggaaccagaacttctCGAAACATTGGTGATTCGAAAGATTCCAAAATGTCCTGACACTCCACAGACTCATGCGACAccgaagacagagtcgatgctggtgcttgtgactcttcacttgacggtgatggcacttcaagtgttgccagatcggaaaactggcacatgttttgttaagatgtctgcagcacttccctcctcactcgatgggggcactggtggaaggtag
- the LOC142574762 gene encoding uncharacterized protein LOC142574762 → MQLDAEIEAAKAEADAIEEVLLIVNNLMMTIDSVTERSVNRDRWSFSCRTRWFEETVPLLGEKFFKRAFRVTPATFRYIVDAVRPLLERQNTNMREAITLDKRVAIGLYRLCSSAEDRSVAELFAVGRSTVNVAYRELCEAVIHTMEAEWIKIPTASSMAEHIREFTATLEFPQAMGSLDGCHFPVSPPRESATDYRNSKGWYSIVLLALVDHKYRFRYINVGSPGRCHDAYVYHRSRLADAVKGPLFRRPLATISGTAVPPLILCDQAFPLTLNLIKPFSHRAQLSEEQRLFNYNLSKARRIVENAFGRLKARFRFILKRMECNIDNARLVIRACCALNNVCEHFGDTVLQHWLVEAQNNDGGLHQPDHSTDAEEGTGSDVRAAHVRHFQQS, encoded by the exons ATGCAGCTTGATGCCGAGATTGAGGCGGCAAAAGCGGAAGCCGACGCCATCGAGGAAGTGCTGCTCATCGTCAACAATTTGATGATGACGATAGACTCGGTGACCGAACGAAGCGTCAACAGAGATAGATGGTCGTTCTCTTGCCGGACGAGGTGGTTTGAGGAGACTGTGCCATTGCTTGGTGAGAAGTTTTTCAAACGTGCATTCCGCGTAACGCCGGCGACTTTTCGCTACATCGTGGATGCCGTGAGACCGCTGCTCGAGCGTCAGAACACGAACATGCGTGAAGCCATCACGCTCGATAAACGTGTAGCGATTGGCTTGTACCGGTTGTGTTCTTCAGCTGAAGACCGTAGTGTCGCCGAATTGTTTGCTGTGGGACGCTCAACCGTCAACGTGGCCTACAGAGAGTTGTGCGAGGCCGTTATCCACACTATGGAGGCGGAGTGGATCAAGATTCCCACAGCTTCAAGCATGGCCGAGCACATTCGCGAGTTCACGGCCACGTTGGAATTCCCGCAAGCCATGGGATCACTAGACGGGTGCCATTTCCCCGTTTCACCGCCCAGGGAGAGCGCCACCGACTATAGGAACTCTAAAGGATG GTACAGCATCGTCCTCCTCGCACTGGTCGACCACAAGTATAGGTTCCGGTACATCAATGTGGGTTCTCCTGGCCGCTGCCACGATGCATATGTGTACCACCGGTCAAGACTAGCAGACGCAGTCAAGGGCCCCCTGTTCCGCCGACCACTAGCAACAATCAGTGGTACAGCTGTGCCACCCTTAATACTATGTGACCAAGCATTTCCGCTCACTCTAAACCTGATCAAGCCATTCAGCCACAGGGCACAGTTAAGTGAAGAACAAAGGTTATTTAATTACAACCTTTCCAAAGCCCGAAGGATTGTGGAAAATGCCTTTGGTAGGCTCAAGGCAAGATTTCGCTTTATCTTGAAAAGGATGGAGTGCAACATCGACAATGCCCGCCTTGTCATTCGTGCCTGCTGTGCTCTGAACAATGTGTGCGAGCATTTTGGTGACACTGTGCTCCAACACTGGTTGGTCGAGGCTCAAAACAATGATGGCGGCCTCCATCAACCTGACCACAGCACAGATGCTGAGGAAGGCACAGGCAGTGATGTGAGAGCAGCTCATGTCAGGCACTTCCAGCAGAGCTAA
- the LOC142576292 gene encoding uncharacterized protein LOC142576292: MERAQPQKKKKVAPSQARQLWGERETALLIDLWEDRLMDLRRQKRNSGVYDDIAAALRQVGFERTRLQVHHKIENLAQTYRFWLKNQKTGAGAIPWTHFWRIHSFLGTLPANDPSRAQESQVTVEEVIMEMINGSDNGVVDNENRLQWEESAPIRPLDSPGPKSPSTCSPASSSPASPSPASPSPASPSPASSSLASSSLASSSPAISSATPASVTTTSRGPKKRKASDDFKQQILGEHILLREQLVASRQREYEQRERHMQMQEKFFNAMSKYLEKSSK; this comes from the exons ATGGAGCGCGCCCagccgcagaagaaaaaaaaagtagcgccATCGCAAGCGCGGCAGCTGTGGGGAGAGCGCGAAACGGCGCTCCTCATAGATTTGTGGGAGGACCGCCTTATGGACCTACGCCGTCAGAAGAGAAATAGCGGCGTTTACGACGATATCGCCGCCGCCCTGCGACAGGTGGGCTTTGAAAGAACTCGGCTGCAAGTTCACCACAAGATTGAAAATCTTGCGCAGACTTATCG GTTTTGGCTGAAAAATCAAAAGACTGGTGCTGGCGCCATACCTTGGACGCATTTCTGGCGTATACACAGTTTTTTGGGGACACTCCCGGCCAACGACCCGTCAAGGGCTCAAGAGAGCCAAGTTACTGTTGAAGAG GTCATCATGGAGATGATAAACGGCAGCGACAATGGTGTCGTTGACAATGAGAACAGGCTGCAATGGGAGGAGAGTGCGCCCATCAGACCTCTGGACAGCCCAGGACCGAAGTCCCCGTCCACGTGCAGCCCGGCCTCCAGCAGCCCGGCCTCTCCCAGTCCGGCCTCTCCCAGTCCGGCCTCTCCCAGTCCGGCCTCCTCCAGCCTGGCCTCCTCCAGCCTGGCCTCCTCCAGCCCTGCTATCAGCAGTGCCACCCCTGCTAGTGTGACTACTACAAGCCGGGGTCCAAAGAAGAGGAAGGCGAGTGACGACTTCAAGCAGCAGATACTCGGTGAACACATACTGTTGAGGGAGCAGCTGGTGGCGAGCCGTCAGAGAGAGTACGAGCAAAGAGAGAGACACATGCAAATGCAAGAAAAGTTTTTTAATGCAATGTcaaaatatttagaaaaaagtTCCAAATAA